Within Harpia harpyja isolate bHarHar1 chromosome 4, bHarHar1 primary haplotype, whole genome shotgun sequence, the genomic segment TGAGAGACCTGAGACAACTAGTAAGAATATAGGTGTCAGATGTATAGAAGGAACTTCCAAAGAGTCCCTAAGGGAAAGCCTCTCTTATCTCTGTTCTCTCCAATTaggtaatttgtttttaatgactgaaCAAGTccatattttgaaatgaaataggctttttttgctttaagaGAATGTTTTTGGGAATGTGCTTTGCTTGCAGTTTGCAGGCCAGTCCCTGAAGGACAGGTATTGCAGGAAATTCTCTTTGCAACTGTGCCGCTTCTGGCATTAGAAACGGAGGCAGAGAAATGAGGTGAAGGATGTGGCATCTTCCAGGAAACAGCTCGGGAAAATTTTCTCATGCTCTTTGTGCCCATCTCTTCTGGGCAAATAAGTCTTAAGAGCTACCGTAATCTTGAATTTAGCGAAGGTAACCTTGaagattttgtgtttgtttgtttatagcCTTTTAACAAAAACTTGTTGGGAAGGGGCAAAACCACTAGTGTGGCAAAGATCTGTTGTTGTAAAGCATCTGGTTTGTGTATTGCTGCTGTAGGACAGGTGATGATGGGTCGCGTGTCTATTACTGAGAGTCTGAGTAAAAGTAAACGTAGCAGTGTAAAACCTATCATCCTGCTGCAAATTATGTTGTATTATTTGTGCTGGCAGTGACAAGAACGGGATTAAAAGCAATGCAACTGAGTagtggttttttcccttcttatcagCTGGAAATTTGAagtcctagggaaaaaaaacccggGGTCACGGCAGCCTGTCTCCACAAGGCTCGGTGTACCTCTTTTGCAAGTCCTGGAGCTCTGGCTGAGACTGGGGAACTACAGGGAGCCTTTGCTCTGTTTGACACGGGGTGAGACAGCACTTGACCATGGAAGACCCTGAAGAAGCCTGCTAGTATGCTAATGCAGCAATACAGACATTAAAAGGCAGCCTGCCAGCCCTGTTGGAGCAGTATTTTTTGGTGAAGTGGAGGAAGTAGGAAGTCAGAAATACAGAGGAGAAATATTTGTAGTACTTGAGTAAGCATCTAAAAACTTCATAATTAGAAACTCTTAAGATCTAATAGAAACTCCAGCTGAAAATTTCCTGTCCTTTCTGTGCCTCCCAGCTGCAACTGAGCAGCCAGAAATGGGAGTCATATGTAGTCCATGGTACTTCGGTGAGAGAGGGGAAAATGTCATTGGTCCATAAATGCAGAACATTTTTTGTAGAGCATTTTTGTGTAGAAGCTGATATCGTTGCAGTGAGGCAGTTGAAATAAACTGTTCTTTGCTCAAGGATATAGCAAAGGCTGCTACTTTGCTGATAAAAGACCACgtggcatttgtttttttttaacctgtctgTGTTGCAGAACTATTTGATTTGTGAAATTTAGCTATCCAGGAGGTCAGTGATAGTAGTGTAGTCTATATTTGCCTGAGCAATGTAATGAAGGCCCTCTTTTTTGTACTAGGAACATAAGCTGTTTGTCTTGCTTTTCAAAgtcctctgcttcctcctcctctccctagCTGTTGTCTCTTGCTCAGTCCCAAAGAAAAGATCAATTCCTACCTCTCCCTGTGACTGCAAAGCCAGGCTGTATTGCCTACTTGTTTTTCAAACACTTCTGTGTGTTCTCCCCATGTTGCCTCTCAGGCTTCAAAGCAACCCCGCAGAAACATCCACAAAGCTTTCTCCTCACTTCTTAAGGCCTTGCAACGGTATCCACAAACGCCTGAGGAGGGCTAATGCTTCTGAGGTGCTTTGGCTTTGAATATTAAACAAACTGtaaagtcattttctttttttattccctcatTTCTGTATCTCCTTTCACGTGCTTAACTTTATTTGGCAAAAACTGCTTTTTGCCCTGGCCCAGAGCTAGTGCTTGTGGGCCCTTCGATAATACGGATCATGAGTGAGAGCTCGCGTGCATATTTGGCATGGTGTTTAAAGAAGTATTGCAATAGGCGGGCCATTAAGTCATTAATGTATCTGCTTTATCTTCCACAGAAGCCCCTTGTGCTACTCCACTGATCTGTAGCTTTGGAAGGCCGGTGGACCTGGAGAAGGATGACTACCAGAAGGTTATATGCAACAACGAGCATTGTCCATACAGCACTTGGATGCACCTTCAGTGCTTCTACGAGTGGGAAAGCAGCATTCTTGTCCAGTTCAATTGCAttggcagagccaggagctggaATGAAAAGCAGTGTCGCCAAAACATGTGGACAAAGAAGGGATATGACCTGGCTTTTCGCTTTTGCTCCTGTCGGTGTGGGCAGGGTCATTTAAAGAAGGACACTGACTGGTACCAGGTGAAGCGGATGCAGGATGATAAGAAGAAAAAATCAGTGTTGGAGAAGAGCACGGGAAGGTCGATGGCAGAGTCGGCAGAGGAGGCCAAGAAGGGCAGGCCAGCCAACAAGCCACAGAAGGGCTTGAGTAACGACCTCCAGCGGAGGCACTCGATGGACAGGCAGAACTCCCAGGAGAAGGGTGTCATGGGTGGTAGCTACACCGTTCGTTCGCCTTGTGTCTCTCCCGGCCAGTCCCCACCCACCGGCTACTCTATTCTTGCCCCCACGCATTTCAGTGGCCCTCGTTCCTCCCGGTACTTAGGGGAGTTCCTGAAGAACGCCATTCACCTGGAGCCCCATAAGAAGAACATGGCTGGTGGGGGCATGTTCAGGAACGCGCATTTTGATTACGGGGCAGCTGGCTTGCAGGCCCATAGATCAGGACACTTTGATGCCCCCGTGCAGTTTCTGAGAAGGCTCGATCTGTCTGAGCTGCTTACTCACATCCCCAGACATAAACTGAATACTTTCCACGTGCGGATGGAAGACGATGCCCAGGTGGGCCAAGGGGAGGACCTTCGGAAGTTCATCCTTGCTGCTCTTAGTGCCAGCCACAGGAACGTTGTAAACTGTGCGCTATGCCACAGGGCACTGCCAGTGTTTGAACAGTTTCCGCTGGTGGACGGGACCCTGTTCCTTAGCCCATCGAGACACGATGAGATTGAATATGATGTTCCCTGTCACCTTCAAGGTACAGGTTGTCTGTCAGTCATGCTAGGTTTCATTAAATAATGGAACAGCCTTCTGTGCCCTGTCCCCCCCATTATAGATTTTCATCCTGATTCTGCATTTTTAAGCAGTTCTGTAAGGCTTGAAGTCACGTCCAAATTAATCACGTGGATCAGATCGAAACGCTTAGAAGGAATTacaaaaagcaaatgctgtgtAGAAAGATCCGTGCCTTGTGCTTGGGTTTACAACTAAGAGGTTTCTCATCTGGTTTCTAGGTAGACCATGGGAAGGCTTTCCAACCAATCTGTTCTGCAGCGTGTGCGTGCTGATTTATCTATTGTGAGCCTTACTGCAAGATATACATCAACCTTTTAAACAACCTTTTTAATTTAAGcatgctgtgctgcagcatgggtgAAAGTTATATTTGTACCACCGGTGAGATGAGATGCCTCTCATCTGCTTTCAGACTAGAGAATATCAGTTTTGTTTTAtagcaaactatttttttttttttttttttatggaaaggaCTATAGTCTGGCCTATGTTAACACTGGCCTGGAAAGGTTGGACATAGTAAAAGTAAGCTTTTAATATGGTGGGTTGAAGCAGCAATGGTGTAGTGAGGGTCTTTTAGACTTATTTCCAAACTCCGGCCTGTTTGGACTGCATCCTGACCGTGTCCCAGCTCCGAGATGAGTTGAGACCAAGGCATGTATTACTTTTCTCCTCCTAGAGAAACAAATGGATGTGGGCTAGGATGAATGTCAGCCCTTCCTGAAAGCTGTGCCCCAAACTAAGTGATCGGGGTGGTACGCAGCAAAACATACCGGTCCTGCAGCCTGCTGGCAGTCAGCATGGCTAAAATAAGTCAGAGAAAGTATTCTAGTTTGGTGTTCGAAAACATAGAATTATATGTTGAAAAGTGTGTTGGGAAGACATTAACGAGAGGTATTTTAACATTTAAGTTTCCCTCAATAAAATTTTTTATATCCCATGCATGGTCATAATACGTGTTATGTAACATTCCTTTGATCAAcagactttgtattttttttttctttccttaaatcaCTGTGCACTAAGTCACTAAACTGTATTCATgctaacattattttttctgtcttgcctaatgtattttaaggagaaaaagtgATAGGCAAATACAGAATCTAAAAAAGCTCCAGGATAAACAGAATATACGTATGTGAGATAACAGTGCTTATTTGCTTTGGTGGGGAGACATGCACGATGTGCTTCTGATTTTATCAGTACTAATAGCTGGTTTAGTAATAGTGAAACTCATCACTTGTTAACGTTTGCCACTAAGAATGAAACTCCacgaaattacttttttttagttAATTGCTGCTTACCCATTGGACGATACATCTGAAAAACTTGCACAGACAAGATGCTGTGAATAATTAATTGTTAAAATTTTTACCTCCTTGTCCTGGGTAAAACGGTTTATTGTCAGAAGTActctttgaaatgaaattaagcTTGCAAGGTGCTGTTCCAGGGTGTTATTTTCTCTTCAGTACAGAAAATAACTTCCTTTATTTCAGGCATGTTTAAGATATTGGGTGCCTCATTTCCTAGATAACAAAGATCCTGAAAATTAAGGGGTGGGgtaatgcagtattttaatgtGCAGGAACAGTGCAGAACTTCAgatggggaaaattattttatcttcctGCATAACACAAAACTTCTGTGCGTGGAATTATTTGAATGTCTCCAATCTTGAGTGTTCACTTTAGGAACAGAGTTTATTATATTTGCACTTTAGTCTTATCACATCACATTTTCTAGAGCTGAACACGCCAATGTGGAGTAACTCAATTTTTAACTCAATTTTTACGAGCTCATAATagcaagtttattttttatatatattttaagaagaatctgttttttcttcccatttttctaaaatagttggcttaaaaaccaaaacaagttaaaaaccaaaccattaaTTTTGAGAGTGTCTAGTATGGACTAATCATaaattgttaatattttattcccttttatcTAGAAGACATACAAGATGCGTGCGTTCATTGAATTACAGGTTATGACGTATTCAGTACTTTGATGCTAAAAAGCACAAGTTGCAATCCAGAATAAACACATACTATATGCAGTCCTGTTTTGTAGCTGATCCACAGCTGCACTACTTCTTAGCTTTGTCTTACATAGCAGTGCAAAATATGGTATATTACAGAATTAGTACTCTGTCAGCCCACTTCTAATGGCCAGCTATTAAACTACAAATTGATTCAATGACTACAAATCGGGCATAATCTAGATGCCAGATCTTTGTAATTTGTGTAGGGCTTTTTGTATTGTGTGAAATTTGCATCTTGGATTTTGCATTGGTGAGTTTAGTCACATTTAtgtagagaaaatatttcattttcaagtcTGAGCTGCTTGATTTTTATGGAAGTCAATGTAACTGGGGTTTTGAAAGTCACTGTGCACACAGAGCCTAAGGTCATGATAGAGATGGATAAATTCATAGTTCTGAACGGCATGTTAAAGTCTGTGTATGTGTAACatataatgctttaaaatatacTTACAGTTAATGAACATTCAGGAAAAAGTACATGAAAGAAAATTGCTCTTCtggctgttgcttttttccaTGAGGAATATGAGGTCCTCAGCTCCCTCTTTGCTGGAAGATTTTGGCAAGTTTTTAGATGAATCTGTACCCAGCTTGCTAATAAGCTTCAGCACTTCTCCGCTTTTTCTGTCAGGTGGGGAGGAAGCTAGGGCACAATCCTAGTTCTGGAAACACTGCAGCTGATCATATAGCTTAATCTGGCATCTGTTCATGGAGCTTAAGCAACTccttttgtaaaatattttactaagGTCTACCAGCAAATGGAGGAAGGGAGGGTGGGCAGGGTGATGACTAATTCCTGAGTTTTGCATCCATAGAAGATAGCTTCAGTCAAGCCCTATGTATTTCCCATAGAGAAACACTTTTTACTTTATCATTCAcactttttttaaggaaaaaaaaaaaagattttaataagGCGTGATTTCTATCACTAAAGGGCAGATAACACATTGCAGGaaatgtctgttttaattttctgttataGTCTCCTTAAGAAGTGTCTTTCCTGTCCACAGGAAGGCTTATGCACCTCTATGCTGTTTGTGTAGACTGCTTAGAAGGGGTTCACAAAATTATCTGCATTAAGTGCAAGTCCCGATGGGATGGAAGCTGGCATCAGCTGGGAACTATGTATACCTACGATATTCTGGCAGCATCTCCCTGTTGTCAGGTTAGTACCATATGTATATAAAGACTCATAAGGTGAAATTCCAACTGATGATAAGTAAAACCAAGGTTTGtgtttctcttctccccttctttcATCCTTCTTTTCTAGCCTATGAGTGCAATACAAGAAAGCTGACTGAGTGCATGTCCCTTTGTCTTAACTTAGGAGGCACAAAGGCCAATAGCTAGACAAAGACCAATGCCATGGTCAGTGGTTATTacttatgtttttaaataaagcccCTTTAAGTGCATCCACAATTGAATCTGATGCCTTAGGATGATCTAGGGATTGTCCTAGTATCTTTGGCATCAGGTATAATTACAGTAGTATTTTAATAACAATTGCACATTTTTAGCAGATATTTCATGTATTCAAGTTTCTCTTAGATGCTTGAATTGTGTTTTATCATAAGGTAATTGTAGCAAAAAAGCCAAGGGAACGGAAAGGTCTAAAGAGCCTGTGTGCTTGGAGATTACCCAGCTCTCCTCAATCTTTGCTGCGACTGACTCTGGCGATGGTACTCCACCACAGCCCAAAGCAGTTTAGTTTTCATTAAATGCTCACCTCATTTATGCCTTGGGTGAGAAAGATCCAAGGCCTGGGCTCACTCCAGAGTAGACACAGGCCTGAGGCA encodes:
- the HECA gene encoding headcase protein homolog, whose protein sequence is MPNQKGGKGKKNKRANSSGDEQENGAVAGGGAAAAAGGGAAAGGGAGAAAAGGGGGAGGGAGGAAAAGGAAPGDVKSEAPCATPLICSFGRPVDLEKDDYQKVICNNEHCPYSTWMHLQCFYEWESSILVQFNCIGRARSWNEKQCRQNMWTKKGYDLAFRFCSCRCGQGHLKKDTDWYQVKRMQDDKKKKSVLEKSTGRSMAESAEEAKKGRPANKPQKGLSNDLQRRHSMDRQNSQEKGVMGGSYTVRSPCVSPGQSPPTGYSILAPTHFSGPRSSRYLGEFLKNAIHLEPHKKNMAGGGMFRNAHFDYGAAGLQAHRSGHFDAPVQFLRRLDLSELLTHIPRHKLNTFHVRMEDDAQVGQGEDLRKFILAALSASHRNVVNCALCHRALPVFEQFPLVDGTLFLSPSRHDEIEYDVPCHLQGRLMHLYAVCVDCLEGVHKIICIKCKSRWDGSWHQLGTMYTYDILAASPCCQARLNCKHCGKPVIDVRIGMQYFSEYSNVQQCPHCGNLDYHFVKPFSSFKVLEAY